The Abditibacteriota bacterium region CTTGTCTTCGGTGTCCACCGCTCCGGGGCCTACGCCGGATATGGAGCGCTTGCCCCCCAGTATGGAGAGCCGGTCTATGAGCATGTTTGCGTTGTCCTTGTCGGGGAAGGGATCGTGAGACGAATGACAGACGAGTCCGTTGTCGTCCAGGAACTTGCGGATCTCCACGGGATCATGATCGAAAAAGCCGGCAAATTCCACGCCCTTGTAGCCTATGTCGGCTACCTTTTTGATGGTGCCGTAAAAGTCGTCCTTCATATAATCGCGGACCGTATAAAGCTGAATGCCTAAGGGAAGCATAATGCACATCTCCTGTGTTCAGAATAATAATTACTTCTATTATAGAGTATTTTCGGCCGATAGTCAAACGGGGGCGCTTTTTTTCGGAAAAGTCCGGCAGAGTCTAAGGCGCCCCGACCGCCGTCCGGCTATTTGAGAATATTTGCCTCTATGAAGCTGTAGTAGCCCTCTGCCGCGTCGCCCATATTGCAGTGCTCCATGCCGGGGACCTCTACGTAGGTCACGTCCAGACCGGCTCTTTTCATTTCGGGCACCAGCCTGTCCGGGTGGGCCTTTTTGTTGACTGCCGCGTCCTTGTCGCCGTGGACTATGTAATACCTGATCTTCGGCATCTTCTTTACCAGATCGATGGGGGAGGCGGAACGCAGAGCCTCGTCCAGGGAGCAGTCATAATCGGCAAAGGCCGCCACCAGAGTGCGGGGCAGGTCGGGCCGTTCGCCGAAATGATACACCAGATCGCACACGGGGCTGTCGGCCGCCACCGCCACGGGAGTCCTGCGGGCATACACGGGATATACCAGCGCCGAGAGCCCTCCCATGCTGCCTCCGGTGGATACTATGGGAGTATTTTTGGGCAGCGAAAAGCCCTTGAACACCGCTTCTACCACAGCGTCCGTGAAGCGGACGCCCGAGCGGTTCATCCAGCTCCAGGGGCCGTAGTAGGGAAATATGTACACGATACCCTTCTCAGCCATGCTTCGGGAATAGTCGTTCTGCTCTCCTATCATGCCGTTGTAGCCCAGTCCGTGAAAGGAGATGACTACGCCCTTTACGGGCTTTTTGACAATGGAGACGTTGGTAAATGCGAAGCTCGATATGTTGTCGAGATCGATGGCTGCATCAGCAAGAGTGTTTGTCATGGTTTTTCCTTTTGCAAGGGGTTTCTTCCCCGTATTTTTGTCCGACGGAAAGGCGGCGGCGCCGCAGCCTGCAGGCAGCAGCAAGACTGCGAGAAAGGCGAGGACGGCAATGGCCGCGCAAAGTCCGGTGAGCGCTGTTTTCATAAGCTCCTCCCTGAAGATACGTTCACTGTCATTATATACCCGTCCGGGATATATTTCTACTGTTTTCGGGCTGAGTCGAAGTGTTTTTTGATCTGCCGGGCCATTTCCGCCAGATAGGGCCGGGTGATGATCACCGGGACTCCCGACAGCCTCTCTACGTCCTCCGGTGTCAGGTCGTCCAGAAAGACCCCGTCGTCCGAGAGGCACACGGAGGGTATCACCGCCAGATCGCAGCCCTGCAGACGGGCTGCTATGACCCGTCCCGAGAGAAGCCCGGTGACGGTGACTGTTTTGCCGAAAAGGGTGTTCTCCGGGTCGATGATCCGGAAGGAGGACCGGTTTTTCCCCAGATCCAGGCCTTTCAGTATGCCGGCGAAGGACTTGCCGGTCACCAGCCCCACTGTCTTGCCCCGCAGATCCAGTCTGTCCAGGGCCCTGATCCCTTTGTCGGCGTTGTCCAGAAAGTCTCTCACCAGACCTATGCCGTTTTCGTATTGGGCGTAGTCTTCGTAAAAATCTCCCGGGGGCAGGGGCCTGCCTGCCTTGAGATAGAATTCGTCGGCGCACCACACGAAGGAGGTGCCCAGAGTTTCCCTGAAACGGGCGGCGTAACCCTCGGCCATATCTATGACTCGGCAGGCGTCCTCCCGGGTCACGGGATCTATGTGGGGCAGGCCTTCTCTGTGCTCCGTGAGGCCCACGGGGACCAGAGCCAGGGATATGGCTCCGGGGTGCAGCCCCGACAGGTCCTCTATGGTCTTTTGGAGATAGGCCCCGTCATTGAGGCCCGGGCATATCACTGCCTGACAGTGGAAGGAGATGCCCGAAGAGATGAAATACCGGAGCTGCTCCATGATGTCCGGCAGCTTCTTGCCTATAAGTCTCTGCCGCAGGGCGTGATCCGTGGCGTGGACCGACACGTAGAGAGGGGAGAGCCTCTGGGAGACTATCCTGTCCGTGTCCTCCTCCCGGAGATTGCCCAGGGTCACGTAGCAGCCGTAGAGAAAGGACAGGCGGTAGTCGTCATCTCTCATCTTCAGGGAAGGCCTGAGGCCCTCGGGCAGCTGCCTCTCAAAGCAGAATACGCAGTTGGCCCCGCAGGTCCTGACCTTGTCAAAGAGGGCGTCGGCAAAGTCTATGCCCAGGGATTCGCCCTCGTCCTTCTCTATGTCAAACTCCTCCAGCCCCCGGCCGGTCCTGGCCAGAAGGGTGACCTGCTCGTCGGAGGACAGAAACTCGTAGTCGATGACGTCCCGCAGCCTGACTCCGTTCAGAAGGATGATCTCGTCTCCCTTTTTCAGTCCCAGCTCCCGGGCAATGGAGCCGGGCCTGGTGTTTGAGATGATAGCAGCCATCACTCCTCCAGCTTTCTCGTGGTGTTTTCCGCTCTCGGATGAGCCCTCTTGTATTCTTCCTTCAGGTGCTCGATGGATACGTGGGTGTATATCTGGGTGGTCTCCAGCCTCTTGTGGCCCAGCAGCTCCTGGACGCAGCGGATGTCCGCTCCGTTGTTCAGCATGTGGGTGGCGAAGGAGTGTCTGAGCATATGAGGCGAAATGTGCATATACTCGGAGAGCTGCAGGGTGTACCGATTGAGCATGCGGCCTATACTGGTGTCTGCCAGCCTTTTGCCGGTGCGGCCCAGAAACAGAGCCGGGTTCCTGTCATCGGTGACCAGATGGGGCCTGAGAGCGAGATATTCCTCCAGAGCCTTGCGGGCGTAGGAGCCTACCAGCACCACCCGCTCCCTGTTGCCCTTGCCCAGTATGGTCATCTCCTCTCCGGAAAGGTCTATGTCGCTCAGGTCCAGAGCCGTGAGCTCGCCTATGCGCATGCCGGTGGAATAAAACAGCTCCAGAATGGCTGCGTCTCTCGCTCCGCAGGGAGTGGACCTGTCCGGCAGGGCCAGCAGCTCTTCCATCAGGTTTTCCTTTATGAAGCCGGGCAGCTTTTTGTCCGTCTTGGGAGCCTTGACCTCGTCAAAGGGATTGACCCCGACAGCGCCTCTGTCTATGAGATAGTTGAAAAAGGTCCTGAGGGCCGACAGCTTGCGGGCGGCGGACCTTTTGCCTACTCCTTGTTTGCCCAGCTGGCCCAGATAGCTGCGGATAAGTGTCTTGTCCGCAGTCTTGTCGCCCAGAAACAGAAAAAAGTCTTCGATGTCTTTCTTGTAGGCGGTGATGGTGTTCTCCGAACGGTTCTTCACCGAGCGCTGGTATTCGGCAAAGGCGTCCGTGTAGGACTGTAATTCGTTCATAGCAGCATATCCGCAGCCAGCCCGTCCTTGATGCTGAAATGGGTGGTGACCACGCTCCGGGCGCCGGATAAGTCCATGACCGCATCCAGTATGGCGGCTCCCGCAATGATGATGTCGGCTCTGTCGGGTATGAGCCCCGGGACCTGCCGCTTGTCTTCAAGAGTCATATCCGCCAGCAGGGCTATGGTCCTGCGCAGCTCGTCCGCCTGAGTCACGGGGGTCTCCTCCGGCAGCTTTCCCAGCCTGTAGGCTGTGGCGGAGCACAGGTTCAGCACGGTGCCGGAGGTGCCGTAAAACACAGCGACAGGATGGGTGCGGACAAAGCCTCCCAGTTCCTCCAATACCTGCATGGCCCGGCGTTTCAGCTCCCCATAGGTCTCCGGGGCCACTCTGCCCGGGTCGTTGAGACTGCTCTCGTAGAGCCGGACCGCTCCCGTCTGAAAGCTCTTCAGGTAGCGTATGTCGTGTCTGTCGGCGCAGATCACCTCTGTGGAGCCGCCGCCTATGTCCAGAAACAGGTCCGTGTCATCCGTGAGAGGCAGATTTGCCTGCAGGCCCCTGTACACAGCACGGGCTTCTTCCTCGCCGGATAGCACCCGCAGGCTGATGCCTGAGGTCTCCCTGACGAGAGAGACAAATTCGTCCTGATTGGCTGCGTCTCTGACGGCGGAGGTGGCGTAGGCGCCGCAGCGGGTGATATGCTCGCTCCGGAGGATGCCGGCGAATTCTGCCAGGCAGGCGGCGGAGCGCTGCA contains the following coding sequences:
- a CDS encoding tyrosine recombinase XerC, encoding MNELQSYTDAFAEYQRSVKNRSENTITAYKKDIEDFFLFLGDKTADKTLIRSYLGQLGKQGVGKRSAARKLSALRTFFNYLIDRGAVGVNPFDEVKAPKTDKKLPGFIKENLMEELLALPDRSTPCGARDAAILELFYSTGMRIGELTALDLSDIDLSGEEMTILGKGNRERVVLVGSYARKALEEYLALRPHLVTDDRNPALFLGRTGKRLADTSIGRMLNRYTLQLSEYMHISPHMLRHSFATHMLNNGADIRCVQELLGHKRLETTQIYTHVSIEHLKEEYKRAHPRAENTTRKLEE
- a CDS encoding prolyl oligopeptidase family serine peptidase, which codes for MKTALTGLCAAIAVLAFLAVLLLPAGCGAAAFPSDKNTGKKPLAKGKTMTNTLADAAIDLDNISSFAFTNVSIVKKPVKGVVISFHGLGYNGMIGEQNDYSRSMAEKGIVYIFPYYGPWSWMNRSGVRFTDAVVEAVFKGFSLPKNTPIVSTGGSMGGLSALVYPVYARRTPVAVAADSPVCDLVYHFGERPDLPRTLVAAFADYDCSLDEALRSASPIDLVKKMPKIRYYIVHGDKDAAVNKKAHPDRLVPEMKRAGLDVTYVEVPGMEHCNMGDAAEGYYSFIEANILK
- a CDS encoding DUF512 domain-containing protein, with the translated sequence MAAIISNTRPGSIARELGLKKGDEIILLNGVRLRDVIDYEFLSSDEQVTLLARTGRGLEEFDIEKDEGESLGIDFADALFDKVRTCGANCVFCFERQLPEGLRPSLKMRDDDYRLSFLYGCYVTLGNLREEDTDRIVSQRLSPLYVSVHATDHALRQRLIGKKLPDIMEQLRYFISSGISFHCQAVICPGLNDGAYLQKTIEDLSGLHPGAISLALVPVGLTEHREGLPHIDPVTREDACRVIDMAEGYAARFRETLGTSFVWCADEFYLKAGRPLPPGDFYEDYAQYENGIGLVRDFLDNADKGIRALDRLDLRGKTVGLVTGKSFAGILKGLDLGKNRSSFRIIDPENTLFGKTVTVTGLLSGRVIAARLQGCDLAVIPSVCLSDDGVFLDDLTPEDVERLSGVPVIITRPYLAEMARQIKKHFDSARKQ